The Halomonas sp. 'Soap Lake #6' genomic sequence GATGTCGCTGAAGCATTGAGCCTGCTGCGCGCCAGCGCCCCAGATGCAGAGACTATCTATCAAATCTACTGCGTGGATGTGCAAGGCCGGCTTAAAGGAGCAGTGTCACTGCGCCAGCTAATTTTGGCAGCACCCCACCTGCCCATATCAGAGCTAATGGTTGAGGATGTCGTCTTCGTCACCGCCGAAACTCCCCAGGAAGAGGTGAGCCGCCTGATTGCGCACTACGACCTGTTAGCTCTGCCGGTGATTAACGGTGGCGAACGCTTGGTGGGCATTGTGACCTACGATGACGCCATGGATGTGGCGGAAGAGGAAGCTACCGAAGATATGCATAAAGGCGTATCGATTGGAAAACTGGAGGGTAGCCTGCGCTCGGCTAGCCTATACGAACTTTACCGTAAGCGTGTGGTATGGCTGGTATTGCTGGTGTTCGCCAACATTTTTTCCGGGGCAGGGATTGCCCACTTCGAGGAAACTATTGAAGCCTATATCGCCCTAGTCTTCTTCCTACCACTGCTGGTGGATAGTGGCGGTAACGCGGGTTCTCAGGCTGCAACCCTCATGGTCCGGGGGATGGCCACCGGCGATGTTCGCACCCGAGACTGGGCCAAAATGCTAGGGCGCGAAGTTGGTGTAGCACTAGGGCTGGGCCTTACCATGGCGCTGGCGGTGTCCGTAGTGGGCATTTTCCGTGCTGGAACAGAGATTGCCATGGTAGTGGCGCTATCCATGGTGCTGATTGTCATGGTCGGCAGCCTAATCGGTATGCTTTTACCCTTTATCCTGCAGCGCTTTAACGTCGACCCGGCCACAGCGTCAGCTCCATTGGTAACATCTATCGCGGATGCTTCTGGGGTACTGATCTACTTCGCCCTTGCTACCGCTATTCTGGGTCTTCCCAGCTAACGAGTCTGGAGGTCAGCCATGACCCTGTTTGCTCAACTATCGACACAGTTGCAACCTCTCTGGCCTCTTATGCTGGCGGCTGTGCTCGGCGCATCAGTCGGTTTGGAGAGACAATGGCGACAGCGTATGGCGGGACTGAGAACCAATGCACTGGTGGCGCTAGGCGCCGCCAGTTTCACCCTGATGTCGATGATGGTTGAGGGTGAAATCAGCCCAACACGCATGGCGGCTCAAGTGGTATCGGGTATTGGTTTCCTCGGTGCTGGCGTAATTATGAAAGAGGGCGCTAACATTCGTGGGCTCAATACTGCCGCAACGCTGTGGTGTTCAGCAGCGATTGGCGTCATGGCGGGTGCTGGTTTTTACCTGCCCGCTACGCTCGTTGCATTGTGTATTCTTGCCGTCAATATAATACTTCGCCCTATCGTGCTACTGATCAACCGCCAACCCATTGAAGGCAGCCAAGATGAAATAGACTGGCGATATGAGCTGAATATCACTTGCCGTAATGACCATGAAGCGCATATTCGCGCCTTACTACTTCAGGGATTACTTGGCGATGCGTTACAATTACAGAAATTGGAAAGCGTCCACCGTGACGATGAACGCACGGTGCGCGTCACGGCCCTGCTCTCCGCTACCGAACGCCACGATACCCTGGTGGAAAAAGTGATCGGACGCCTTAGCCTGGAGCCCTCTGTCAGTGCCGCTGGCTGGGATATCTCATGACACAAACGATCAAGCAGCAACATAGCCAAGAAGCCAAGCGGGTCACTTATATTGGCGCGTGGCTTGATGGCATTCTTAGCGTGGTTAAGGTAGCAGTAGGCTTTCTGGTTGGTTCAGCGGCACTGATCGCTGATGGCATTCACTCTCTTTCTGATCTAGTCACTGATGGCTTCGTGCTGGCGGCGATTCATTATGGGCGCCAAGAACCGGATATTGACCACCACTACGGCCACGGCCGCATTGAAACACTGACGACCCTATTACTCGGTAGTGTGCTGATCTTCGTTGCCGGGGGGATTGCTTGGTCAAGCTTAGATCGCCTGTTTAGCGGTACCGAGGTGGGCGCACCCGGCATTGTCGCCATTGTTATTACTGTTATCGCCCTGCTGAGTAAAGAGTGGATCTTCCGCTATACCATGCGGGTTGCTAAACGCGTGCAGTCGAAGCTGCTGGAGGCCAATGCCTGGCACTCGCGCAGCGATGCACTTTCCACTGCGGTGGTACTGGTAGCGCTGATTGGCGCGCAGTTTGGTTTTGGCTGGCTTGATGCGGTAGCCGCTATCATCGTTGGCTTGTTAGTGGGAAAAGTTGGCTGGGACTTATTGTGGGAGTCTGCCCGGGAGCTGGTGGACACTGCTCTACCAGTCGATGTACAACACCAGATGCATGACGTTGCTTGCGGAGTACCTGGTGTTGATAGCGTGCATGACCTACGTACACGCCAATCAGCTGGCTGGGTAATGGTCGATCTGCATGTGGTCGTGGGACCTAAAATAACCGTTTCAGAAGCCCATGAAATCGGTAATGAAGTCAGCCGCCGTTTGCGCCATGAATTCCCTGCCCTAACCGATGTGATTTTTCACGTTGACCCAGAAGATGACGCGGGCGCAGGCGATCCTAGCCGACTGCCTGGGCTGCCGCTTCGTCCCGAAGTAGAAGCCGCACTTAATGAGCGTTGGAGCAAGCACCCAGTGTGGCGCACGCTGAACGACCTACAGCTACATTACCTGGACGATAAAGTATCGGTATCGCTGATTATTGATGATGCGGTTAACCAGCCCCCCCAGTGCCTCGCCAGCCAACTAAAAGGGCTAGCTTACGATATTGAGTGGCTAGGCCATGTGGAGATACTGTTCATTACGCGCGCGGCTAGCAACGCGATGCACTAGCCCTTTCCAACGATCTAAACGATCACTTAACCTTACTACTCTAGTTAGGCCATCATGGATTCGCTAAATCTCGCGCTATTTAAACTACTTAATGCTACCCCTGACGCGCCCACTTGGTTAATTCTGGTGGCGCATGCATGCGCTGTAAACCTGATGTGGCTAGTACCGGCCCTTTTCGTTATCGGCTGGCTTCGAGGTAGTGAGCAACTCAAGCAAGCGCTGCTGGAAGCACTCATTGCAACGCTGCTAGCCCTTGCAGCAAGTGGGCTAATCGGTGTGTTATGGCCGATGCCCCGCCCATTTATGGTGCCCATTGGCGAGTCGTTGATGGAGCATGCTGCAACCCCCGCCTTCCCTAGCAACCATCTGACTATCCTACTGACGATAGCCGTTAGCCTGATGCTGCACAGCCACTCCCGACGTATCGGTAGCTGCCTGTTGTTGCTGGCCATTCCCGTTGCTTGGGCAAGAATATTTATGGGAATCCACTTCCCTCAGGACATGGCAGGCGCTGCGCTGCTCTCCACTGTGGTTGCCGTGCTAGTAGGATATAATCGCGCTTGGCTGGTACAGCCCTTTTACGAGCACGTCGCCAAGCGCCTTTATCACCGTCTCTTTGCACCGCTAATAAACCGTGGCTGGGTACAGCGTTAAGTACCATCCCGCCGTTAATACGTTATATGGTCGAGAGAATTGATGTTGCAATACTGAAGTAAATTATCACCCCTGTGGCATCAATTAAGGTGGTCACCAGTGGTGCTGATGCTGTTGCAGGGTCAACTTTAAAGCGCTCTAACAAAAATGGCAGGCACATGCCGATCATACTGCCAAAAAGCACAATCGTGACCATGCTGAGTGCGACAATAATTCCTACTGCCTCTCCACCTCGCATAATGCCTATGGGAGCAACCGCTAATGCCATTGTAAGGCCTAGTGAACCCGCTACTAACAGCTCGCGTCCAAGCATCTTGCTCCAGTCTTTAACGCCAACATCCCCCGTTGCCATACCACGCACCATCAGCGTTGCCGCCTGAGCCCCTGCGTTACCGCCACTACCAATCAACAGCGGTAAAAAGAACACTAGCGCCACTTGGGCGGCAATGGTGTCTTCAAAGTAGGCTATGCCTGCGCCTGAAAACAGGTTGGCAAACACCAGCAGTACCAGCCACGTCACCCGCTTACGATAGAGGCTCCATAGCGGCACGCGGCTAACGCCATCTTCCAACTGGCCGATCGACATCCCTTTGTGGATATCTTCAGTGGCTTCCGATTCTGCAACATCCATGGCGTCATCGTGGGTGACAATCCCCACCATGCGCCCATCGGCATCAATCACAGGTAAAGCAAGCAAGTCATAGCGGGCCACAATACGCGCTACTTCTTCCTGTTCTTCATCTACCGGAGTGTGGATAACATCTTTAATCATGATGTCATCGACCAGCGCGCCTGGTCGAGCCACCATTAGCTGGCGTAGCGACATCGTTCCAATCAGGTGGCCATCACTGTCGAGTATATAAAGCTGGTAGACCGTTTCCGCGTCAGGGGCGGTTTGGCGTACCCGCATCATGGCTTGCGACACCGTCATGCCACTGGCTATTGCTACATAGTCAGAGGTCATGATGGCGCCTGCGGTCCCCTCTTCATAACTCGATAAGCGTTTTAAATCTTCCCGCTCTTGGTGGGCCATACGGCGCAACAGCGCCTCGCGACGGTCTTCATCAAGCAGGTTGAATAAGTCTGCCCGCTCATCTGAACCCATCTCTTCAAGCAGCTTGAGTACCTGGGTATCCGTAAGTTCACCCACCACCTCAAGCTGGCTTTCACCCGGCAAGTAGCCAAGAACATTGGCGGCACGCTCGGTAGAGAGAATATCGAGAACCGACAGTGCGGCAGGCAGCTTCTCATCTTCTTCGATGAGTTCTTCAAGTACTTCACCAATATCCGCCGAGCGTATTTCTGACAGCCGTTCAGATAACAGCGTTTTACTCGGCTCCTCTTTAACCAACTCGTCTAGAAGCTCAGTTTTCAATTCCTGCAAGGTTTCATCATTCAATGACATCGCTATCTCCCTTTTTGCAGGTGCGTTTTTACCAAAATAGTGTTGCAGACGAGCGTCAGTAGCTGAATGCACAGCTTATATTAACAGACAAAAAAAACGCCCCTTAAACCCTAGTGGGTTCAAGGGGCGTTTTATACACGCCTAAAGCGTGTTTCTAGCCTTTACCCGCCTTTTTACGCAGCTGCTGGATCGTTCGCAGCTGTGCAACGGCTTCGGCAAGCTCAGCGGCAGCGCGGGTATAATCCAGCTCCGCTGACTTCTCATTAAAGGCTTTCAGCGCTTGCTGACGCGCTTCTTCAGCAGCGGCCTCATCGAGGTCGCCCGCACGCGCAGCCGCATCTGCCAGGATCGTCACAACATCCGGCTGGACTTCCATGAAGCCACCCGAGACAAAGAAGTTCTCTTCCTGGCCACCATCATGGATCACACGGACCGGGCCCGGCTGAAGCTCGGTCAGCAACGGGGCATGACCCGGCAAAATGCCCAGGTCACCCATAATCCCGGAAGCAACTACCTGCTCAACCTTGCCTGAGAAGATAGATGCTTCAGCGCTGACGATATTGCAAGTGAAGCTATTCGCCATAGCGAATCCCCCTAATGGACGGGATTACTTCTTCATCTGGTTGGCTTTGTCGACAGCTTCGTCGATGGAGCCGACCATGTAGAAGGCCTGTTCCGGCAGATCGTCGTATTCGCCAGCAAGGATACCCTGGAAGCCACTGATAGTATCTTTCAGAGAAACATACTTACCGGGTGAACCAGTGAATACCTCGGCAACGAAGAACGGCTGCGACAGGAAGCGCTGGATTTTACGCGCCCGAGATACGGCCAGCTTGTCTTCATCAGACAGCTCGTCCATACCCAGAATTGCGATAATATCCTTCAGTTCCTTATAACGCTGCAGAACGTTCTGCACACCACGCGCTACGTTGTAGTGCTCTTCACCTACAACCAACGGGTCCAACTGACGCGATGTAGAGTCCAGCGGATCGATAGCTGGGTAGATACCTAGCTCAGCGATAGAACGCGCCAGTACAACGGTTGCGTCAAGGTGCGAGAAGGTAGTCGCCGGCGACGGGTCGGTCAAGTCATCCGCGGGCACGTAAACGGCCTGCACAGACGTGATAGAACCGGTTTTGGTCGAGGTGATACGTTCCTGCAGAACGCCCATCTCTTCAGCCAGTGTCGGCTGATAACCTACCGCAGATGGCATACGACCCAATAGTGCAGATACTTCGGTACCTGCCAGGGTGTAGCGGTAAATGTTATCAACGAACAGCAGTACGTCGCGGCCTTCATCACGGAATTTCTCAGCGATGGTCAGGCCAGTCAGCGCTACGCGCAGACGGTTGCCAGGCGGCTCGTTCATCTGACCGTAAACCAGCGATACCTTATCGATAACGTTGGATTCGGTCATCTCGTGATAGAAGTCATTACCCTCACGCGTACGCTCACCTACACCGGCGAATACAGAGTAGCCGCTGTGCTCGGTGGCGATGTTGCGGATAAGCTCCATCATGTTAACGGTTTTACCTACACCGGCGCCGCCAAACAGACCAACTTTACCACCCTTCGCAAACGGGCAGACCAAGTCGATAACTTTGATGCCGGTTTCCAGCAGCTCGTTAGAGGCTGCTTGGTCGGCATAACTCGGCGCTTTACGGTGAATCGGCATACGCTCTTGCTCGCCGATTTCGCCAGCTTCATCGATCGGCTCGCCAAGTACGTTCATGATGCGACCCAGCGTTTCCTTACCTACCGGTACGGAAATCGCGGCACCTGTGTTGGTTACGTCCAAGCCACGTTTTAAGCCCTCAGTGGAGCCCATGGCAATGGTGCGCACCACGCCGTCGCCCAGCTGCTGCTGGACTTCGAGGATAGTCTCAGCATTGGAGACCTTCAGCGCGTCGTAGACCTTGGGCACAGAGTCCCGCGGAAACTCTACGTCAATCACCGCGCCGATGATTTGTACGATACGTCCGCTCATCTTGGTTCCTCTCAAAAACCTGCAAATGAAACCTGTCTGCCGGGAGCCACCTAAGCGATGGCTAGCTCCCTAGGCGTTATACGGCAGAAGCGCCGCCGACGATCTCAGAAATTTCCTGGGTGATGGCGGCCTGACGGGCCTTGTTGTATACCATCTCCAGATCGTCGATCAGGTTGCCCGCGTTATCAGTGGCACTCTTCATAGCGATCATTCGGGCGGCCTGTTCGCACGCACCGTTTTCGACTACCGCCTGATACACCTGCGATTCGATGAATCGAACCAACAGGCTGTCTAGCAACGCCTTGGCATCCGGTTCATACAGGTAGTCCCAGCTTCCGGGACGGGCGTTTTCTTCGTCATGCTTCGCATCTGCGCCCATATCGGCGGACAGAGGAAGAATCTGACGTACCACGGGACGCTGCGTCATGGTATTAACGAACTCGTTATATACCACGTACAGGCGGTCTAGACGTCCGTCGTCGTACGCTTCGAGCATGACCTTAACACTACCGATCAGACCCTCAACGGTCGGTGATTCCCCTAAACCACTCTTGGCGGCAACCAAGTTGCCCCCGTAGTTACGGAAGAAAGCACCGGCTTTAGAGCCGAGGGCACAGAAGTCCAGCTCAGCGCCTTGCTGTTTCCAGGCCATGGCGTCTTTCACCACTGCCTTAAACAAGTTGACGTTTAAGCCACCACACAGACCACGGTCGGTAGACACCACAATGTAACCAACGCGACTGACCTCGTTACGCACGATCATATAGTCGTGCTTGTATTCGGGGTTTGCGTCAGCAATGTGGCCTACCACGTTGCGAATCTGCTTGGCGTACGGCTGGCCAGCCTTCATCAGATCTTGCGCTTTACGCATTTTCGATGCAGCCACCATTTCCATGGCACTGGTAATCTTCTGCGTATTTTTAATGCTCCCGATCTGGGTGCGTATCTCTTTTGCAGCTGCCATAGCGATCTACCCTTCGTTCGTGGCTCTCAGAAAGCATGCAAGCCCGCCCGCAGGCGGGCCGGACATTACCAGTTCTGAGTCGCTTTGAACTTCTCGAGACCTGACTTCAAGCCGTCCTGAATCTCGCCGTTGTAGTCGCCGGTCTGGTTGATCTTATCGAGCAGATCGCCGTGCTCAGACTTCATGTAATCGTGCAGTGCACGTTCGAAGTCCAACACTTTATCGACGCTCACGTCATCCAAGTGACCTTCGTTAGCGGCATACAGAGACAGCGCCATTTGTGCCACAGACATCGGCGAGTACTGGTTCTGTTTCATCAACTCGGTAACGCGCTGGCCGTGCTCAAGCTGCTTACGCGTCGCTTCATCAAGATCAGAAGCAAACTGAGAGAACGCTGCCAGTTCACGGTACTGAGCCAGCGCCAGACGCACGCTACCACCCAGTTTCTTGATGATCTTGGTCTGCGCTGCACCACCTACACGAGAAACCGACAGACCTGCGTTAATCGCCGGACGAATACCGGAGTTAAACAGGTTGGTTTCCAGGAAGATCTGACCATCGGTAATCGAGATTACGTTGGTCGGTACGAAGGCAGACACGTCGCCACCCTGAGTCTCAATGATCGGCAACGCGGTTAGAGAACCGGTCTTGCCTTTCACTTCACCATTGGTGAACTTCTCTACGTAGTCAGCGTTAACGCGCGCAGCGCGCTCCAGCAGACGGGAGTGGAGATAGAAAACATCACCAGGGTAAGCTTCACGACCCGGCGGACGACGCAGCAGCAGGGATACCTGACGATACGCCACAGCCTGCTTAGAAAGATCGTCATAAACGATCAATGCGTCTTCACCACGGTCACGGAAGTACTCACCCATGGTGCAGCCAGAGTAAGCGGCGAGGAACTGCATAGGTGCCGGATCGGCAGCGCCAGCAGCTACAATGATGGTGTGATCCAACGCGCCGTGCTCTTCTAGCTTGCGTACTACGTTAGCAATAGTCGACTGCTTCTGACCGATGGCAACGTAAACACAGGTAACACCTTTGCCTTTCTGGTTGATGATCGCATCGATGGCAATAGCTGACTTACCAATTTGGCGGTCACCGATGATCAGCTCACGCTGACCACGGCCAATCGGCACCATGGCATCGATAGATTTCAAACCGGTTTGGATCGGTTCGTCAACAGACTGACGGGTAATAACGCCGGGCGCTACTTTCTCTACCGCGTCGGTCATTTTAGCGTTGATATCGCCTTTGCCGTCGATGGGGTTACCCAGCGCATCGACAACACGACCAATCAGCTCAGGACCTACCGGCACTTCAAGGATACGACCAGTACACTGCGCGGTCATACCTTCTTGAAGTTGCAGATAGTCACCCAGGACAACGGCACCTACGGAGTCACGCTCCAGGTTAAGTACCATGCCGAAGATGCTGTTGGGGAATTCAATCATTTCACCAAACATCGCGTCTTCGAGGCCGTGAATTTTCACGATACCGTCGGAAACGCTGACAATGGTGCCCTGATTACGGGCTTCAGATGCGACGTCAAGCTTCTCAATTCGCTGCTTGATGATGTCGCTGATCTCGGAAGGATTCAGTTGCTGCATGCCATGTCCCTCAGACTCAAGCGGTCAGCGCTTCGGAAAGGCGATTCAATCGACCACGTACCGAACCGTCAATGACGGTGTCGCCGGCACGCAGGATGACACCGCCAATAAGCGACTTGTCCACCTGAGTAGTAATGGAGATTTCGCGATTCAGACGTTTCTTGAGCGCGTTTGCTAGCTTGGTCTTCTGCTTACTGTCCAGCTTGTACGCTGAGACCACAGTGACGTCGATACGCTGCTCATGCTCTGCGCGAAGGTGTTCAAACTGGTTAGCAATAGCATCCAACGTCGTTAAGCGGCGTTGATCGGCTAACGTGGTCAGAAAGCGTTTAAACGCATCATCTGCGTTATCGGCCAGCATCTCTGCTAGCAGTTCCACTTTCTGATCACTGCTGAGTTTGGGGCTACCTAACAGGCCAGCAACTTGGCGGTCTTTGACGCTTGCGCCCGCCATTGCCAATGCCTGTGACCAAGCGTCGAACGCTTGATGATCGCGCGCGTATTCAAACGCCGCTTTGGCGTAAGGACGAGCGACGGTAGATTGTTCCGCCATGGGTCACCTCCTTACAGTTCAGCGGCAAGCTTATTAAGCAAGTCGCGGTGCGCTTTCTCGTCAACAGAGGCTTCAAGAACACGCTCAGCGCCTACGATCGCAAGGTGTGAAACCTGTGCACGCAGCTCGTCTTTAGCGCGATTAATTTCTTGCTCAATTTCAGCCCGAGCATTGGCAACCAAACGCTCGCCTTCGGCACGCGCTTGTTCACGTGCTTCTTCGATCATTTGGGCAGAGCGCTTATTCGCTTGCTCGAGAATTTGAGATGCCTGCTCCTTGCTCTCGCGTAGCGTCTGTTCTGCACGCTCTTGAGCAAGCTCAAGGTCACGGGTAGCACGGCTAGCTGCGTCCAAGCCATCAGCAATTTTCTTTTGACGCTCGTGAAGCGCGTTGCTGATCGGAGGCCACACATACTTTATGCAAAACCAGACAAAGATCGCGAAGGCGATCGTCTGCCCGATAAGCGTCATGTTGATATTCACAGGGATGTACCTCTGACAAATTCGTGGCGACCGGAGTGAAACAAAACCGAGCGGCTTTCCGCTCGGTCAAGCTGCATTAACCGGCAACAACGAAGATCAGGTACATCGCGATACCAACACCGATCATCGGAACGGCGTCAAGCAGACCGGCCATGATGAAGGTTTTAGTCTGCAGCTGGTCGCCCAGTTCCGGCTGACGCGCGGTAGACTCAAGCAGTTTACCACCCAGCATGGCGAAACCCAGACCAGTTGCCAGAGCGCTAACACTGATGATGATGGCGGCAGCGATGTAGACGATTTCCATGATAAAGCTCCTGATAGTGCGTTAATTTCAAGGGTTTAGGTTAAGGGTGTTGTGCAAAGCGTTGCTCTTTATCAGTGATGCTCGTGTGCGGCACTCAAGTACACGATCGACAGCGTCGTGAAAATGAAGGCCTGCAACGAAACCACCAAAATATGGAAGATGGCCCACGGCACATCCAACAGCCAAATAGCCCAGAAGGGTAGCAGGGCAATCAGGATGAAGATAACTTCACCGGCAAACATGTTACCGAAGAGACGCAGACCCAGGCTGATCGGTTTTACGATCAAACCCACGATCTCAAGGACCAAGTTAAAGGGAATAAGAGACCAATGGTTAAACGGCGTCAGCGATAGCTCTTTGGCGAAACCACCGGCACCTTTTACCTTGATGCTGTAGTAGAGAATCATCAAGAACACACCAAATGCCATACCCAACGTCGCGTTCACGTCGGTGGTGGGTACGATCTTCATGTATTCAAAACCAAGCTTACCGAATAGCTCGGGGAAATAGTCGACCGGAATGATCTTAAGGCTATTCATCAGCAGTATCCACATGAATAGCGTTAGGGCGATGGGAGCAATATGCTTGTTTTTTCCGTGGAACGTGGAGCGAGTCAAGTTTTCAATAAACTCGATGACCATTTCTACCGCATTTTGTAGCCCGCCCGGTACGCCGGTCGTGGCTACCTTGCCGGCTTTACGGAACAACCACAGGAATAGAACACCCATCCCTATTGACCACCCCATGGTATCCAAGTGGATAGCCCAAAACCCCATGTCAGACGCTTCGGCAGAGGTGGACGCAAGCGACCAACCGTTCTCCGGATGCTTTCCGAACGTAAGGTTCTGGAGGTGGTGCTGTATGTAATAGATGGCCGATACTTCGTTATCCGCTGCCATACTGCTTCCTCAGGTTTAAGGGGTTGACCGCTCGCGCACAAGCCAAGGCGTTAGCCAGTACATGAGTTGGGCCACCACATAGGCTACAAAGAAATAAGCTGGGTTTGAGGGCGGCACTAGGGAGAACACCAGTGCAAATAGCGCCACCGTCAAACCAAACTTGCCCATTGCTGCTTGGTATAAATTAAGTACGTTGCGCTGGGGCTGTTTAGCAGTGCGTTGTGTACCGCGCCAGACAAAATAGATAGCGGGTAACACACTAACGACTCCTCCCATAAGCGCTGATAGAGCTGCTTGGCTTCCTGATACTCCACCAGCAAGCGCCATAATGAGTGCTGTTGTTGCTAGTTGGGCTTGAAACAACCTTTTAAAATCTAATGAACGGCGTTGAGCAGTAGAAACATGGGCCACTTTGTTCACTACTCCCTACCGCTTTACCTGCATTGAGCGTTATTGCCTGACGTCTATCGTTTCACACAACCTTTTAACAAACACCGGCGGATTATAGGGAAGCGCTATCACACCTTCAACCGAAGTTGCACGGATTTGACACGTTTAGGCGGCGACTTGCGACCAAAGGGTTAAAAAAGGTGCACTTTAGCTCGTTTATTTAATAAGCCTGCTACTTAATGTGTGCCAAGATACCGTCTAACTCTTCAAGGCTGGTATAACGAATAGTGACTTTGCCTTTGCCCTTCTGGCCGTGATCAATGGAAACCGGCGCTCCTAACAATTCACCCAGCTGAGTTTCAAGTCGTGAAACATCTGGCGTTTTAGCCGCTTGATGCGCCGATTTAGCAGGCACTTCGTTTGACTGCACTTTCTTAACCAGGGCTTCAGTTGCTCGCACGGTTAGGTCGTTATTGACCACTTCGTGGGCTATTTGCCGCTGCTGAGCACTGGATAGCGAAAGTAGAGCACGGGCATGGCCCATATCTAAATCACCACGCTCTAGCAGCGTTTGTACTTCTGGGTCTAACGCTAATAGACGTAGTAAATTCGCGACCTGAGTACGGGATTTCCCCACCGCATCGGCTATTTGCTGCTGGGTAAGCTCGAACTCATCACCCAAGCGCTTCAGCGCCAGCGCTTCTTCAATGGCGTTGAGGTTTTCACGCTGGATATTTTCAATCAGCGCTAGTGCTAGAGCTACCTCATCACTGACATCACGAATGACAGCAGGGATAACATCTAGCTCTGCCAGCTGAGCTGCACGCCAACGGCGCTCACCAGCAATAATTTCATAGCGATCTTCCCCGACAGGACGCACCACAATGGGTTGCATTACCCCTTGAGCACGAATCGAGTCAGCAAGCTCTTCCAGCGCTTCTGGCTGAATATCTCGGCGTGGCTGGTATTTTCCACGTGAAAGCTGGCCCAGGGGCAAGCGTTCCAAGCGCTCTGCCGCCGCATCGTGGGGGGCCACAGGCAACAAGGAAGTGTCTGCACTGTCAAGCGCAGCACCACCCGTTATATCTAAACTGTCACGACGACGGGCGCCCGCACCAATCAGGGCATCCAGGCCACGTCCTAGCGCGCGTTTACGCGTCATTCGTTTCCCCTCGAACTTTTAGCAATACGTTACAGCGACATAGGTTACAGCGATAGTCGACGGATCATTTCTTTCGCTAACACCCGATACGCTTGGCTACCTCGCGAAAAGCGTGCGTAATGGGTGACTGGCAACCCATGGCTGGGCGCCTCGGCAACTTTAACGTTGCGCGGGATGGTAGTTTTTAGCAACGCATCACCGAAGAAATCACGCAGCTGTTTATCAACTTCCCGCGTTAAGCTGG encodes the following:
- the atpD gene encoding F0F1 ATP synthase subunit beta; the protein is MSGRIVQIIGAVIDVEFPRDSVPKVYDALKVSNAETILEVQQQLGDGVVRTIAMGSTEGLKRGLDVTNTGAAISVPVGKETLGRIMNVLGEPIDEAGEIGEQERMPIHRKAPSYADQAASNELLETGIKVIDLVCPFAKGGKVGLFGGAGVGKTVNMMELIRNIATEHSGYSVFAGVGERTREGNDFYHEMTESNVIDKVSLVYGQMNEPPGNRLRVALTGLTIAEKFRDEGRDVLLFVDNIYRYTLAGTEVSALLGRMPSAVGYQPTLAEEMGVLQERITSTKTGSITSVQAVYVPADDLTDPSPATTFSHLDATVVLARSIAELGIYPAIDPLDSTSRQLDPLVVGEEHYNVARGVQNVLQRYKELKDIIAILGMDELSDEDKLAVSRARKIQRFLSQPFFVAEVFTGSPGKYVSLKDTISGFQGILAGEYDDLPEQAFYMVGSIDEAVDKANQMKK
- the atpA gene encoding F0F1 ATP synthase subunit alpha yields the protein MQQLNPSEISDIIKQRIEKLDVASEARNQGTIVSVSDGIVKIHGLEDAMFGEMIEFPNSIFGMVLNLERDSVGAVVLGDYLQLQEGMTAQCTGRILEVPVGPELIGRVVDALGNPIDGKGDINAKMTDAVEKVAPGVITRQSVDEPIQTGLKSIDAMVPIGRGQRELIIGDRQIGKSAIAIDAIINQKGKGVTCVYVAIGQKQSTIANVVRKLEEHGALDHTIIVAAGAADPAPMQFLAAYSGCTMGEYFRDRGEDALIVYDDLSKQAVAYRQVSLLLRRPPGREAYPGDVFYLHSRLLERAARVNADYVEKFTNGEVKGKTGSLTALPIIETQGGDVSAFVPTNVISITDGQIFLETNLFNSGIRPAINAGLSVSRVGGAAQTKIIKKLGGSVRLALAQYRELAAFSQFASDLDEATRKQLEHGQRVTELMKQNQYSPMSVAQMALSLYAANEGHLDDVSVDKVLDFERALHDYMKSEHGDLLDKINQTGDYNGEIQDGLKSGLEKFKATQNW
- the atpE gene encoding F0F1 ATP synthase subunit C, coding for MEIVYIAAAIIISVSALATGLGFAMLGGKLLESTARQPELGDQLQTKTFIMAGLLDAVPMIGVGIAMYLIFVVAG
- a CDS encoding ATP synthase subunit I, giving the protein MAHVSTAQRRSLDFKRLFQAQLATTALIMALAGGVSGSQAALSALMGGVVSVLPAIYFVWRGTQRTAKQPQRNVLNLYQAAMGKFGLTVALFALVFSLVPPSNPAYFFVAYVVAQLMYWLTPWLVRERSTP
- the atpG gene encoding F0F1 ATP synthase subunit gamma encodes the protein MAAAKEIRTQIGSIKNTQKITSAMEMVAASKMRKAQDLMKAGQPYAKQIRNVVGHIADANPEYKHDYMIVRNEVSRVGYIVVSTDRGLCGGLNVNLFKAVVKDAMAWKQQGAELDFCALGSKAGAFFRNYGGNLVAAKSGLGESPTVEGLIGSVKVMLEAYDDGRLDRLYVVYNEFVNTMTQRPVVRQILPLSADMGADAKHDEENARPGSWDYLYEPDAKALLDSLLVRFIESQVYQAVVENGACEQAARMIAMKSATDNAGNLIDDLEMVYNKARQAAITQEISEIVGGASAV
- a CDS encoding F0F1 ATP synthase subunit delta; the protein is MAEQSTVARPYAKAAFEYARDHQAFDAWSQALAMAGASVKDRQVAGLLGSPKLSSDQKVELLAEMLADNADDAFKRFLTTLADQRRLTTLDAIANQFEHLRAEHEQRIDVTVVSAYKLDSKQKTKLANALKKRLNREISITTQVDKSLIGGVILRAGDTVIDGSVRGRLNRLSEALTA
- the atpB gene encoding F0F1 ATP synthase subunit A, producing the protein MAADNEVSAIYYIQHHLQNLTFGKHPENGWSLASTSAEASDMGFWAIHLDTMGWSIGMGVLFLWLFRKAGKVATTGVPGGLQNAVEMVIEFIENLTRSTFHGKNKHIAPIALTLFMWILLMNSLKIIPVDYFPELFGKLGFEYMKIVPTTDVNATLGMAFGVFLMILYYSIKVKGAGGFAKELSLTPFNHWSLIPFNLVLEIVGLIVKPISLGLRLFGNMFAGEVIFILIALLPFWAIWLLDVPWAIFHILVVSLQAFIFTTLSIVYLSAAHEHH
- a CDS encoding F0F1 ATP synthase subunit B — translated: MNINMTLIGQTIAFAIFVWFCIKYVWPPISNALHERQKKIADGLDAASRATRDLELAQERAEQTLRESKEQASQILEQANKRSAQMIEEAREQARAEGERLVANARAEIEQEINRAKDELRAQVSHLAIVGAERVLEASVDEKAHRDLLNKLAAEL